The segment ATTGTTGACAATAAATTCAAAGAGTTTACAACTACCCACCACTTAGTGTTAACCATATCCTCATGATGTTAGAAGCTAATCCACTGCAATCCTGACACACAAGtacaaccagcaacagaaccaAAATAACTCACAGGCATGCATGAGAAACATCAAAAATGCCATGACAAAAGACTGTACCCAAAATAGCCTTCTGCTTGACTCCTCTGGGCACAAAGCCTGATGGAAAAAGGATGTTTACCTTGTAAGCCAAATGCTGTGGAAACTGACAAGCCAAAGATCAAACTCTTAGTGTACAAATCCAGCTGCTCCAAGAAAACCCTGCTTGATCATCAAAGCTAAGGGCATAAGCTGTGACAGTGGAAGATTTATCTCAGCCTTGCTTCAGGAGATGATGCACTCCACATCCAATATATATGCTGTCAAAGCAGAGTACTGGTGTCATGTCCACACATGTGAATGGGTGAGctttgctccatcaccttcaaaGCATTTCCAAAGCAATTCCAACTACACAGTCTGCTCCATCTTCTATTTTGGGAGCCTGGAGAAACTTCAAACATAGCATTTGCTCATTAGGACTTCCAAATCTCCAGTGCCTAATGCCTGTAACCCTTAAATACCAGGCCAAGCTGGACAATGACTTCAACATCCAAAACCCGTGTTCCACAAGAAAGGAACTTGAATGTGAGGTAAATGTAAACAGCCATTAATCCCTAAATCTATAAGCAATCCGTACATGATTTGACACTTCTGCTTAAGGCAGTTcagaaatagggaaaaaaagcaaacctcaTCGCCTCTCAATTTCTCACTCCCAAGCCCTGCTAGCTGTTCTGCAATTGATTTATCAGTAATTTTCAAGTCAATAGCTACCAAATTGCTTGAGGTCACTACTTCTCTAGTATTTTACTCTCTCTACATGCAGACAGTTTTGCATAGCTTACTTAAGGTAGCTAAGCAATACTTTACATCGCATTTAAAAGGTTTATCATTTATCAACATCTAGGACAGTTAAGCTTAAATTTGTGCATTTTCAAAGCTAACAGACCAGGTTACCTACAGCAGTTTAGAAAGCTCCACAATGTTTCAAACAAAGGTCACACAGACATGTTACTAAGTAGCAGGCTGAAGATGTTCTTCTATAGAAAACACCCTGCCAGGTAGCACTGGGTTTTTGGGGCAGCATTGCTAAAATCACTGGATGAGAGGAATGCATTGGAACATCCAGGTAGATGTTTAGGTTCACCagacacaacaaacaaaatgcaAGCATTCAGTTATGCCAAAcacaataataaaaattaaattacacAGGCTAAGGGTTTTGGAATTGAAGCCTCATTTTAAACTACTACTATTTATCAAGAATTCTTATCAGCCTGAGGATGTtctaaaaaaaccacaaaaaacaacaCATTCTCTGTTGCAGGTTACAGGGATAAAACACCAAAATCTGTCCACAGCTGTTTGCCACATGGTTACCTTCAAAAAACTGTTTCTGCTATTGTTTGGTACTAAAACTGAAGCCCCTTAGCCAAAACCTTGTATCAATGAAACCCAAAGCCACTGCCTCTTTTCCCACACAAAAATTAACCTGTGACACTGTACAACTCCTGGTATATGCTCTTAGTTTACTGGTGAAATATTCCATGTCCTCTCATTATCATCTCACGATCATCACTAAAGATTTCAGCATTCCCAGGATTTATGGTCTATGTAAACAACTGATCAACAAAAGCTATAATGATTTAAATGGCCAAGCATCATGTAAGGCAAGATAAATTTCAATAAAGACAAGTTTTCTAAAGCATCTGTTCCAAAAAACATCATCAGCCACAATCACATATACTTGTCCAAAACCAGacctttaatttattttttttcacatgtgCATTATGCCATAAATTCGTAGGGAatgggctccagcagctctggatcCTTGCCATTAGTTCTCACAAAGTGTGCTTCTCTTGGTGGAGCAGGCTGTAAacaggaagacaaaaaaaaaaggcctcaTGACACGGTACCTCAAAAGCAACCTTACAGAAGATTCATTTTGATTTAACACATTACAATATACACATTACAGCAATTTCATCATTCTAGTATCTTGAAAATTTCATTCAAATAGTAGTAAGAAAATGATTTGTTAAAATGTGCTACATTTTAATtgctaaaagaaaaaacaagacACTGTATGCTCTGCAATTTACTAATCCAAATTAACCCTGTACCCTATGGTTCCAGAAGCAAGGGCCATTATTTCCTCTCTGAAGTATAGCTATTAATTCTTTTCTTAAAGAAGCTGCTGCATCTAAACTCAGctgaacaaaaaaccccaaaccactgaTCCTCTAAGTCAGGTACAGCTTCGTGCTGCAAATCAGCAACAGAGAAGGAAGCATCTGTCTCTTCActcacagccagggctgcagcttccatccaaaaccagcacagctcTAGTCAGGCACCAAACACACCAGACAGCTCAGGTACAGGCATGCTGCCACACTATACTCTTGgggaaaagcaaaccaacctcCCGTACAAAAGGACTGAGAACCCAAGTGAGGGTGGTGGCAAGAAGACACTTCCAACACAATCTGCCACAGAGTAAGACTTTCCAGAACGGTGTAAGCAGCTTCACTCACATGGagtgtttttttggtgggttttggttttgtttgttgggggggtgggtggggtggtggtgtttccatgtgtttttgttgttgttttccgaAGAGAGAAAACTCAGTTTACAGATTTAACACTCTTGTTTTCAGAGGCAACGTTTTACTCAACTGGTTTGATTCTACTTGTGTATTTCTGTGAACTGAATTAACAACATGTCAAATACAATAAAATGGTTACCTGACGTTTCAGCTGAACCcaaatgcctttttcttttgcttcctttttcttcttttcattctcCTTCACACGCTGCAGAAAGCTGTCTCTGCTCTTGGAATGTTTAATGTGCTCAATGCGCACATTAATTCTTTTGGCAAGAATCTTGCCCCTGAGACAGGAAATGAGTTTTTAATCTATGGCATTTGAATAAAAGGCTATTTTGAAGCTAGTTTTATGGCCCTTACATAAGTAACTCCACAAGATCAATACACTGTTGATGCAAATCAGATATAACTTCTGTAACTAAAAGCTTATTAATACATAACAATGTGCTGACAATTTAGATTAAAGTTGTGGAGAACACAATTTTAACCTTGTAGCACACACAGAATTTTATCACCACTGTACTCCAGTTCCTGGATAAACCCCAACTTGCCCTTTTTGACTGAGCTGTGCAAAATCCAGCTGAAAAAGCTACACTAATATTTTAAAAGGACTTCAGCACCAATGTGAAAGTTGGCTGAAAAACCCCATTTGGTAATGTCACTttaagcacagaaaaaaaaaaatgtttcctctgaCAGGATCCAAGTCAAATGAGCATCATTTGCTTGGGTTATAAAAAGGATAAACACTTTACCCACCTTGAATGACCAATAAAGACAATAACTGTCTAATTGGCAAAGTGAAAGGAGGGTGCAATTACAGATAACTTTCCCAAATACAAAGATGCAATACATGGAATTTCATTACTTACTTGACCTGCTTATTAACAATAATGCCCACAGCATGTTGAGTAACATTATATACTCTTCCCGTCTTGCCATGGTAACACTTGTGGGGCATACCTTTTTGAACAGTACCCATACCCTGTTGGGAGATAAAACAAGAGTGTAAAATTTAacctgaaaaagacagacaacaaaaaacaccaaagaaaaCACACCCTACAAACCCATCGAGGGCTTCTCTTTCAATAGTTATTTAAAATACACACTTCAATTTACTTGTGACTGCTTTCAAAATACTCCCATTTAATTCATAAATTAGAACATAGAGCCATGAATGTTGTATTCAAAGACTACCAAATTTTGCCATGACAATTCTGGTTGCTTTCAGTGTCGGTGAAAGGACTGATCACTTTGCTTTCAGCAAGCAATCACAGGAGACAATCATCATCAAGCTCCAGGGTGTCAAGAAGCATTAATCATGAACAGTACAGTTCTGCAAGAGTCAAACAACAACCAAGTACATTACACACCGAATGTGTGACTGGTATGAAAACTCTGCATTTCAAATTAAAGGATTCACCAAGAAACAACCCTTGGTGAAAGGCTTTCAGATTCACAACTACTTAATTTTTAGAGTATTGCTGATTTTAAACAAGTTCTAGAATCTACCAAGGATGGGAAATGTTGCTTAGGTTCCACCCCCGCCTTGTATTAATACATGTGTCACATCCTTACATTTCTTCGTTTCTAGTTTTAATGTGGCTTTGCAATCACCATCCCTGTGCACAGAGACAGAGGTATCTATCAGGTACACCATCCATAAACTTAGGTGCAAATTGGGTGAAACATGAcatttcagaacaagaggacacagtctcaagctgcaccgggggaagtttagactcgaggtgaggaaaaagttcttcacagagagagtttttagTTGTTGGAAtagcctgcccagggagtcaccatccctagaggtgttcaagaggggactggatgtggcacttggtgccatggtttagtagtcaagagatcttgggtgacaggttggatttgatgatctctgaggtcttttccaaccttattgattctatgatttactaAAATAACAGCTGAGGTTTCTTAGAAAGTAGTGCTGGTAGGCACCAACCACACAGCAACTCAATACTAGATATGGCAACTTTCACTCAGTTTTTTTCAGTTGAGCCCATAATAACAAAGTACATCCAGATTTATTGTTTtttcatatatacatataacCCCACAGATGTGACACTGAAACATTACTATTGGTTCAATAGCACTGTCATTCCAGTACTGCTTCAAATAACAGCAGCAAGTACTTGTTGTTTACACACCAGTCAATATAAAAAGACCACCTTGAGAAACTGGAGACTGAAAAGGATTACAGTGCTTTAGCATTTTATTACATAGCATTGTACAAAGTACCTTGATATCGACTATATCACCCTTCTTGTAGATACGCATATAGGTAGCCAGAGGGACAACTCCTGTTAAAGAGAGACAAATTTGGATACTGATGAAGCCCAGgttccacacacacaaaatgggGTGGGGGACAAAATAATCACGCAGTTGGTAAAGTTCTCTTAAGTAGCTCATATTGTAATTCATTTCAAATCCACAAAACTGAGAAAGCAAAGCATCTTTTCTTTTAAGTAGTAACTGCCTCCTCATGCACTcccaattaaaaaataaaacacctaAATCAGGAAGAATTGCAACTTTAATCCCATTGCTAACACAGAAGTTGAAAAGGGATTACACTATTTTCTACTTCACTGTGAACACTGTTATTACCACTGTTCATTGctaaaaggcaacaaaatgtGTACATTTTAAGTGTTAGctactgaaatattttcttcaaaTTTATTTTCAACCACTCACAGAATTAGCATTATTGTCAAGCAATCAGAATACCAATGTATAAACTGTAAGAGCTGGGAGTTTCACTTACATCAAATTCTACAGTTTTTAGCCTAAGTTGTCACATATTCTTGAACACAAACCACTCTGTTACAAACGCTACTTAGGTACTGCAACTTAACGCAGCATTCTTGCCACAAGGTATACTCACCATGCTTGCGGAAGGGCCTTGAGAACATATAACGagtccccctcctctttccctttgtGTTCGTCATTTTGTCTGATTACTGTACAAACAAATGCAAATTATTCAGAACTACTAGTTCATTCACTGAATTCTTGCCTAATAGTATGCTCAGATAATTCAGAAAAATCAAGTCTTTAAGATTATTCACAATGACATCACTTCCCAATTACTGTGTCAAATCAAGCAATGTTGTTAGCTTAGGCATTCATAGAAAATGGTTATTTATAGGACCACAGAGTAACTCAGGTTAGAATGGATGCTAGCAAGTCACCTAgctcaacctcctgcagtgtctGCTATGAgatcagaccaggttgctcagggcttaAAATCCTtcaaggatggagagaaaccACTGCATGACCTCCCTGAGCGGTCTGTTTGAGAGGTATGGCTTGCCCTAATGACAAAAAAGTTTCTCTTTGCACCCAATGTAAGCGTCTCATTTTGACTTAAGTCAGACATGTGGTGCTCCTGCCACGTGCCTCTGTCAACCACCAGAATCTGTCTTCTTGATCATGCACTGTCAGGAACTCTGCTCCAGGTCCAttaagcccagctccctcccgcTCTCCTTACACGGCACGCAAAGATCAGTATCCCCACCGTTCTATTCGCCACGCGGCGTAAACACTTTGCAGGCCAAAGGGGACGACGGCTACCAGGCAGGTTAACGAAATTCGAGTACCGCCGCAACCAGCGGTCCTCACCCTGAGGCCTACCCAAAGGAGTTGCCGCAGCCATCCCGCCGGAGCGGAGCCGCTCTCCAGGCCCCACCATCCCGCTGGCGGCCGCGGCGCTGAACAGGACCACTACcgcctccccacccctccactACCGCACCCGCTGCGGacccctttcttcccttcatcCCTCAGCATTCTGCTGGCCCAGGCCAGCGCCCCGCAACACGCCTGCATGCCGCGGCCTCCTCCCTCCTgcgccctcctcctccctcctggcGCCCTGCGCCAAAGACTCGCCGCCCACAGCCGGAGCCCACCCTCTCCCGCCGCCAGTGCAACTCGGCCGCCTTCCCGCCGCTACGCGGACCCGCGGAAGCACCTGAACACGGTGAGCGGGGCTCCGCGCAACTCACCGCGTGTGCCCTCAAAATGGCGGCTGGGGCAAAAAGGAAGAGGCGGGCCCGCGGCCGCCCTTAACAGCGAGGCCTTCGCAAGGCTGCCCGCGCCGCGCCTGACAAAAActccctgggagctgccccctgtcCCGCCTGATTTGCTTGTCTGTCTGCCTGCTATGCCCGCCTTCCCTTGCCTGAGGTACGGCTTCGCAAGGAAGCTACGTAAGCTCATCCTGATAAACAACCACGGAACTGCCGTGGTAGAAGTTTGATTCTTTTGCTGGAGCCGAgacaaatgtaatttttttctcatgGCTGTGCTGTGAGACGGACGAAGAGAAGTTTGACAGTGGGGTGGCCACTTTGTCCTAATAAATCGTACAAAGACTTTGGCTGCCCTTTAAAAACAGCCTAAGTTTCCTGCCAACAAATGCAGTGGTTATGGTGCTTCTCACTCCCCAAAACTATTTAAGGACAGTTTGGGGATGTACTCAATTCTTTGCATAAGACCCCACTTACCTTTCTTTACTGGAACCAGGATGCTAACCCTATTCACTGCACCAGAAGCTTTGTTCAGTGCTGAGAACCCCAGATCTCTGCTAGACTGCTCATGTCCCAGGGAAATACCGCTATACCTCATTTTAATTACTTCTAATTGCTTTTGAATGGCTTGACTGTGCCAAAAAAGTACATTCCAAGATTAAATCCAGAGTACAAGAAGTTGTTTGCTAACATTAAAGAAGTACACCAGAATTTACATTTGTATTAATGTGAACCTTCCACTACTGTGTTTTGGTGACAGCTGCCTGACTGTAGATCCAGGTAGTCCTGGTCAGGAGAGCGTGATGGGAGAAGCAAACcaacagcagaagcaaagaggctgctcaggttTGGAAATTCTTATTGTTGTAATGAGGTTTCTTATAATGCCATAATCTGCAATTTTTGTGGCAGATGTCTCCACAAAGATAAATCAAGTATGAATTCTCAACAAAGAGCCTTTACATGGCCACAGGTTGCATCAGCTGTGTGGTGCCTGAAAATGCAGCGGACTGGTGAGCAGCTTCCAGAGTTGGCAGAGTGACTCATTGTGTTTGTGCATCATCAATATTAGAGCAGACAGGAATCATCATGGGAAGCGGATTGCAGGCGGGAGTGAGTCAAAAAAAGGGCCTCCCTCCCCTGAGCTAAACACGCAGGGACAGCTCAAAACTTGTCTCAAGCAGTagttgctctgctgcaggagttttttgtttggaaTGAGGGAAGCACTTATTTAATTTAGGGGAGGGATGATAACTTAAAGCAGCATATAAAAACTTACTTGATCCTCTGACTAACTTCACAATTATTCTAAGGTTGTCTTGCAAAACTTAAGCCCCTTCTATCGTCATTTTAAAGCTAGTTTAATATTTATGGATCACAAGAATGGATATGGAGTGTTAAATACAGTGTCAGGTTCTGCCTGCAGAGCTAGCTGGCGTGGCATGTTA is part of the Dryobates pubescens isolate bDryPub1 chromosome 10, bDryPub1.pri, whole genome shotgun sequence genome and harbors:
- the RPL21 gene encoding 60S ribosomal protein L21, which translates into the protein MTNTKGKRRGTRYMFSRPFRKHGVVPLATYMRIYKKGDIVDIKGMGTVQKGMPHKCYHGKTGRVYNVTQHAVGIIVNKQVKGKILAKRINVRIEHIKHSKSRDSFLQRVKENEKKKKEAKEKGIWVQLKRQPAPPREAHFVRTNGKDPELLEPIPYEFMA